GTCGTGCGCAGCAAGGTTTCCAGCGATTGCAGGGCGATGAAGGCACCGAGATCGCCGCTGCCACGCTGTACCGGGTGGACAATGTCGTGCGCCGGGCGCTGGGTGGCGTCGCGATAGTCGGCCGAAACGACCTGTCGGCGGATGCGCATGGCTTCCTGAAGGGCGGCCAGGCGCTCGCCGGTCAGTTGTTCGCCGACGAAAACAGCGGTTGATTCGTTGGGAGCGACCCATTCCACCTTGCCATCCGTATCGACCCAGATGATCGCCTGGATTTCAGGCGCTTCGCGGGTATAGCGCCCGGCCCGGACCTGGAAGGACTCGTAGGTGAGTTGCTTGAACTCCTGATCACGTCCCAGTTCGGCGAGGAAGTCCTGATGCGCCCGCAGGCGGTTTTCGATGGTCCGTTCTGCCCAGTGCATGTCACCTTCGAGGGCAGAACGGGCGGTATCCAGCTCTCGCCATTGGAGGAGAGCGGTGAGCACGAGCATGGCCAGGGCAAAAACGCCGATCGCGACATAGGGGGCGAGCCAGAGCCGGGTGTTTTTCGGCTGCGGAGAAGGAGGGCGCAAGAGCATGCTCAAATTCTTCGCTCCCCGGCGTGCATCGGCCATAGGTACTTACCCTAGGTTTGGCGCATTCATATGAGCCAGCTGGCGATCCACGGCACCAGCAAGGCGGTGAGCGCCCCATTCATGCCCATGGCCAGCGCGGCAAAGGCACCGCTTTGCTCATTGACCTGAAAAGCTCGCGCGGTGCCGATGCCATGCGAGGCGATGCCGATGGCAAAGCCGCGAATCGCCGGGTCGCGCACCTTGATGGCATCGAATATATAGCGTGCGCCGACAGCGCCAAGGATGCCTGTGATGATGACGAGCACGGCCGTCAGCGACGGAATGCCGCCAATCCGTTCGGCGATGCCCATGGCGATTGGTGTCGTCACTGACTTGGGAGCGAGCGAAAGCTGGGTGGACGTGCTGGCGCCGAGAAGGCGGGCAACCAGGACGGCTGAAATAATGGCGGTCAGGCTGCCGACGAGAAGGCCGGCGAGGACCGGCAGCAGCATCGAACGAACCCGCCGGAATTGCAGGTACAACGGGATAGCCAGGGCAACGGTGGCTGGGCCGAGCAGGAAATGAACGAACTGGGCGCCGGCGAAGTAGGTCTCGTAGCTGGTTCCGGTGATGGTCAAAAAATCACCAAAGCGGAAACGGCGATCAGCACGGGATTGGCCAGCGGATTGTTGCCGGTACGTTGGTAGATCGCGAAGGCACCCTGATAGGCGAGCAGGGTGATGGTCAAGCCGAGCAGTGGCGAGGCTGAGAGATAGACCCAGATCTGGCTGATCTCGTCGGTCATGACGGCTCTCCGGTGGCTGGTGTGCGTTGACATAGCTTCATGACCAGTGCCGTGACAATCAGGGTGGCAAGGGTGCTGATAACGAGAGACGCCAATAGTGGCAGCCATTCGTCGGATACCCGGTGGAGATGCACCATGATCCCGGTGCCGGCCGGCACGAAGAGCAGCGACAAATGTTGCAGGAGGTTCTGGCTGGTTGTCTGCAGTCCTTCCGTCGGGCCGCCACGCAGCACCAGAGCCAGAAACAGCAAGAGCATGCCGATGACCGGGCCGGGAATGGGCAGGTTGAGCGAGCGGGCCAGTACTTCGCCAGCGAGCTGAAAGACGAGCAGGGCAGAGAGGGCGGAAATCACGGGCAGCCTTCACGATGTTTCAGAAGGCGTTCAGTGTATTGCTCAATTTATGTTTTGATAATGGATCAAAAAGTCGATTGATCTTGTACAGCTGGTATTGGATAGAGGGCTTAACAACCCTTGCCGGTCTCAGAACGGGCGCATCGATAGCGTCTCAGGGGCGCCGCCGATTGGCGTGTCCCGCGCAGAAAATTGCGGCCATAAAAAAACGCCGGGGAGTCCCGGCGTTTTCTCGATGTTGACCGGCTTTGCGGTCGATTGTGCCTGTCGGACAGCTTAGGCCATCGCTTCGTACAGCGGCAGGGTCAGGAACTCCGGGTATTCCGGGGTCAGCGACATGTCGTCGAAAATCACGGCAGCCTGTTCGTAGCTGGCGGTGTCTTCGCCCTGGGCAGCGACGAAGGCCTTCACCTTGGCCAGTTCCTCGGCGATCATCGGACGAACCATCTCAACGGTGACCTTGCGGCCGTCGTCGAGGATGCCCTTGGGCGAAACCACCCACTGCCAGACCTGCGAGCGGGAGATTTCGGCGGTAGCCGCATCTTCCATCAGGTTGTGGATGGGCACGCAGCCGTTACCAGCCAGCCAGGAGCCGAGGTAATGGATGCCGACGTTGATGTTGTTGCGCAGGCCGGCTTCGGTGATCGGGGTTTCCGGCTGGAAGTCGAGCCACTGGGCCGGGCCGAAGTTGCCGCTGACCTGCTTTTCCCACTGGTTCGGCTTGTCGCCCAGCACCTTGACGAATTCTTCCATGGCGATCGGCACGAGGCCCGGGTGGGCAACCCAGCCGCCGTCGAAGCCGTCGTTGGCGTCGCGGGTCTTGTCGTGGCGGATGCCGGCCAGCGCCTTTTCGTTGGCCACCGGGTCGTTCTTGATCGGGATCAGGGCCGACATGCCGCCCATGGCCGGGGCGCCGCGCTTGTGGCAGGCCTGGACGAGGGCGAGGGCGTAGCCGCGCATGAAGGGCACTTCCATCGTGATGGCGCTGCGCTGGGCGAGGCAGAAGTCCTTGTTCTTCTTGAACTTCTTGATGCACGAGAAGATGTAGTCCCAGCGACCGGCGTTGAGGCCGGCCGAGTGGTTGCGCAGTTCGTAGAGGATTTCTTCCATCTCGAAGGTGGCGAGGATGGTTTCGATCAGCACGGTGGCCTTGATGGTGCCCTGGGGCAGACCGATATGGTCCTGGGCCATGACGAAGATGTCGTTCCACAGACGGGCTTCGAGGTGGCTTTCCATCTTCGGCAGATAGTAGAAGGGACCGGCGCCGCGGGCGATCTGCTCCTTGGCGTTGTGGAAGAAGACGACGGCGAAGTCGAAAATACCGCCGCCGACGCGCTGACCGTCGACCAGCACATGCTTTTCATCGAGGTGCCAGCCGCGCGGACGAATCTGCAGGGTGGCGATCTGGTCGTTGAGCTTGTATTCCTTGCCGTTCTCGTTCTTGAACGACAGTTCGCGCCGGATGGCCTTGTACAGGTTCATCTGGCCGACGATCTGGTTGTCCCAGTTGGGCGAATTCGAGTCTTCGAAGTCGGTCATGTAGGAATCAGCACCGGAGTTGAAGGCGTTGATGATCATCTTGGCTTCGACCGGGCCGGTGATTTCAGTGCGGCGGCGCTCCAGGGCCTTGGGCAGCGGGGCGATCTTCCAGTCGCCTTCGCGGATGGCCTTGGTTTCCGGCAGGAAGTCAGGCATTTCGCCGGCGTCAATGCGGGCCTGGCGGGCAACGCGGGCTTTCAGGAGTTCCTGGCGACGGGCTTCGAAGGCGCGGTGCAGCTTGGCGACCAGTTCGAGGGCTTCGAAAGTGAGGACCGATTCGTAACCCGGCTTGATCGGGCCGGTGATTTGCACGCCTTGGGGCAGGTTGAGGGCCATGAAGAACTCCTGAGTGAGTGATGAATGGATGTTGCGCTGCAGCGAATTCTAAGACTCTTCTATAAGACTTGAAAGGCGGATAGAATCAATTCATCTTTTACTTAAAGTATGAAATGGACCGCCTAAAACAGATCGAAGCCTTCGTTTCGGCCGCTACTCGGGGCAGTCTATCGGCGGCGGCCCGGGTCGAGGGCGTCACCCCGGCGATTATCGGTCGCCGTCTCGATGCTCTGGAGGCGCGGCTCGGCGTCAAATTATTGCTGCGCACCACGCGCAAGCTGACCATTACCTTCGAGGGCCAGGCCTTCCTGGAAGATTGCCAGAAGACCCTCAACGATCTGGCCAATGCCGAAGCGGCCGTGTCGCTTGGCAGCGTCAAGGCCAGCGGCCAGCTGCGCATCTCGGCGCCATCCGGCTTCGGGCGGCAGCACGTGGCGCCGCTGGTTGGCGATTTCATGCTGGCCAACCCGGAAGTCCGGGTCAATCTCAACCTGAGCGACCGGCTGGTCGATCTGGTCAATGAAAACATCGACTGCGCCATCCGCATCGGTGAGCTGACCGACTCCAGCCTGATCAGCGTCCGTCTCGGCGAAATGCGCCGCATGGTCGTCGCCAGCCCGGCCTATCTGGTTACTCACGGCGTGCCGCGTGAGCCAGCCGATCTGGTCGGGCACGAATGCCTGTCACTCGGCCAGCAGCGCGGCTGGGTCTTTCGCGATCCAGCCAGTGAGCAGGTCGACACCATCAAGGTGGGTGGCAGTTTTGAATGCAATGATGGCGCCGTCCTTCACGAATGGGCGCTGGCCGGCCGAGGTCTGGCCTGGCGTTCGCTGTGGGAAGTCGGCCAGGACTTGAAGGAAGGCCGACTGACCTCGGTGCTCGACGCCTGGCAAGCCCCGCCCATGGGTATTTACGCCGTCTTTCCCCAGCGCCGGCATTTGCCGCTGCGGGTACGGCTATTCATTGATTTGCTCAAGGAAACCTATAGTCGGCCGAGCTATTGGGAGTTGCGCTGAACTGGCGAGATGACGCTGCAGAAAGGCTTGCCGGGAGATGGTCGGGGAACTCTGGGCACCGCGCCGTAGCGGCTTTGATGTCCCCCGGAATTGAGCAGCACGTGGCTATGTTGCCACCGCCAAACACTCACTGACGAGAGTCCTTAAGGGCTTCACCCGGAGCCACATCCGGGCCAGATATTGGGAGATAAAGGGTGAAGGTGCTGCCAACGCCTGGCGTGCTATCCACTTCAATGCGACCGCCATGGTCACACGCAATCCCCCAGGATATGGACAACCCAAGGCCAGTCCCCTTGCCGACCGGCTTGGTTGTAAAAAACGGGTCAAAAATTCGTTTGATATTTTTGTCGGGTATGCCGACTCCCGTATCGCTAACTGCGATCGTGACCCAGTCACTCTGATGTTTCGTCGTGATGGTTATTGTCCCGAACTGGCTAATCGATTGAGCTGCATTTAGCAGCAAGTGCATAAATATCTGGTTGATCTTGCCAGGATTGCAACGTACCTGCGGAAGCTTGCCCAGATTGCATACGACCTTGGCCTTTTGCTTGAGTTCGTTCGAGACAATATTAAGGGTGGTGTCCAGCCCAACGTTGATATCAGCCAGTTGCAGTTCGGTACCATCAAGACGCGCAAAACTTTTAAGGTCAGCAACAATTTTCCGCACGCGCTCTAGCCCATCGCGGGATTCCTTGATCAAGGAATCGAGATCATTACTGAGGTAGTCAAGCTCGGCATCATCAAGTCGCTGTTTCAGCGCGAAAAGGGCTTCTCCCTGTGGCGCACCGGCCCCAATCCACGATTCGAGCTCAACAGCGATATCCAGGAGCAACCTGGTGTAAGCATTCAATGTTCCCAAATTGGAAGTTACATAGCCGATCGGGTTATTGATTTCGTGGGCCACGCCAGCAGCCAGAAGGCCAATCGAGGCAAGCTTCTCCGACTGAAGTAATTGCTCATGTGATTGAGCCAGCTCGTCGATTGCTATTTTCAGTTCGTGGGTGCGCTCCTCAATCAACGCTTCAAGTTCGCTATTCCGTTCATTCAAGCGCTGCATCGGATAGACCTCGCCACGCTCAGCGAGACCGAACGGGATCGAAATGCCACTATGCGTGATCATCCAATTGCCATCTTCACGCCTGAAAATAAGGACCAGACGGGCGGTTTCCCGCGCCAAAAACGACTCGGGAACTGGCAAATGAATGTGAAAAAAGGCAGTTGCCGATACGACATCGTCGCTGAGATCCTGAAGCGAGAGGTCGAGCATTTCAATTTCTATACGCTGGGGTATTTGTTCAAAATCCAGCAGGGTCACCTTTATCCACTCATCCGTGTCGGTGATGAGTTGGTCACTACTTCCTGCGTAGCCGCTAAAGTTTTGGCTAAAACGGGCCGCCAGCCTTTGATCCCGTGACGCGTACATCTCAATGTATTCGTCAAACAGCGACTGAATCAATTTTTTGCGTTCAGCTAACATCTTCAAAGGAAATTCGGCAAAGCCATGAGATGACGGGTGGAAAGATGGATTATGACGAGATTAATGGTCCATTTGGGCGTTTCGATCTAGCGAAATCGACCCATCGTATACTAGCTATTCAAGGTGGCCGTAAGCGATGCAAGCTCTTCAGCTGAATCTGCCAATATGCTTGTCAGTGTTTCTCCATCGACCAATAGTTCAATGTCAGCCAGCATTCCCTGCTTGCCCATTCCAGAGAGTTGGGCCAATGGCGACTCGACTGGTGAAAGCTGGTCCGCCAGAAGCAGGGTATCGCCGAGCGATGTGGCGGGCATGGCAAGATAGCCACCCCAGAGCGATTCGATTGCGCCGAGGATGTTTTCAGGCACATCCAGTGCGCGCAATACGATATGACCCAGTTTTGCTTCGGTATCGTTATGCCAGGCCTCAAGGCCGTTCTCCAGCAGTCCGGGAAACTCCGCAGCTCTAGAGATCAGGTAGAAGCCACCGACCTCATGCACGATCCCGGCAAAAAAGGCCGCCTCAGGGTCTTGCTTGGTTACATAGCGTGCGATCACCCTGGCCAGTGCAGCAACATTAGCCGAGTGTTCCCACAGTCGATGAGCCAGAGCAAGGTGCTCGGAAGAGTGCGCCATTCCCTCCATCTGGCGCACGATGACCGCCGTAGCCATCGAGCGCAAGGTCGTGAAGCCAAGCCGTGACACGGCACTGCGCACATCACTGACGGCACGCCCGGAGGGGTTGTAGGCCACCGAATTGGCGATACTGACCACCTTCGTGGAAAGTATCGGCTCTGCCGAAATAAGCTTGCTCAATTCGCTGATGGCGCAATCCGGATTGTCCAGTGCGCGCCGAACTCGCAATGCAATGTCGGCATGGGTGGGAAACACCATGTCGCCGAGAGCAGCTTTCGCTACCAGTGCGTCTAACGCTACCTGATTGTCCATGTCTTTTCTCTCAGTGCCCCACGCCGTAGCTGATGATTGCAGCCGGGATGTTGTCGATCGGAATGGTTTGATCCGTGGCCCCCAGTTTGATGGCCTCCTTGGGCATGCCGAAAACGACACAGCTGGCTTCGTCCTGGGCAATCGTCCTGGCGCCTGCATCATGCATCTCCTTCATGCCGCGAGCGCCATCGTCGCCCATTCCGGTCATGATGATGCCAAGGGCATTGGCGCCGGCGAATTTGGCGACGGAACGAAAAAGTACATCGACCGAGGGCTTGTGGCGATTGACCAGCGGCCCGTCGGCGACATCGACGACGTATTGCGCGCCATTGCGTTTGAGCATCATGTGCCGTCCGCCGGGTGCAATCAGCGCCAGGCCGGGGATGACCCGATCGCCATTTTTTGCTTCGCGCACCTCGATCTGGCAGAGGCTGTTCAGACGCTCGGCGAACATCGCCGTGAATTTTTCCGGCATGTGCTGGACGATCACAATGCCCAGCGAAGTGGCTGGCAGTTTGGTCAGGACTGCTTCCAGGGCCTGCGTGCCACCCGTCGAGGTACCGATGGCAACCACCTGATCGGTCGTGCGTTCGAGTGTCCGGTTGCTGCCCGCGCTGAGCATGACATCGGCCGTCAGCTTTGGACGGTCGATGGCCGTGGCGCGAACTGCCCGCATGTTGGCCCGGGCCGCGCTGCGCACCGCCTGCACGATATCGTTCGAAGCATCTTCGAGGAAGCTTTTCAGCCCGACCTTGGGCTTGGTGATGATCGACACAGCCCCTGCTGCAAGCGCCTCGAATGTCGCCAGGGCGCCATTTTCGGCCAGGGATGAGCAGACGACGACCGGCGTTGGGCGCTCGGCCATGATTTTTTTCAGGAAAGTAATGCCATCCATACGCGGCATCTCGATGTCGATGACCAGAACATCCGGCCAGGCGACTTTCATCTTTTGCAGCGCAAAGAGCGGGTCGGCCGCCGTTGCAATGACCTCGATGCCGGGGTCGCTGGCCAGCGCCTGGGCAACGACCTGACGGACCAGGGCCGAATCGTCGACGATCATGACTTTGATCTTGTCAGCCATAGGGGCTCCTGATCTCGGCATTCGAGCCTTGCGGGAAGGCCAGCCAAACATCGCCACTCCAGATGTCGAAATGCAATTTTCGGCGTCCGCTGCCCCCTACATGTTCGGCCATTAGCGCGATATGGTTCGCGGCCAGCAGTTGTCGCCCGTGGGCCACATTACGCGGGCCGATATCCATTTGCTTGCCGGATGGATCGGCCAGCATGTTGGCGCCGCCGAACAATTTGGCCTGATATTCACTGGGCCGCGTTCCTGCTGCCTCCACGTGTTGCAGGAAAAGTTCGAATGCCTCACTGGCGAAGCGGCCGTCCAACTTGGCATTGGCCGGACGCTTGCGCTCTGTCAGCATGTAGTGACACATACCGCCAATGTGCCGTCTTGGGTGCCACAGGGTGATCGATACACATGAACCGAGCAAAGTCGAGATGCGCGCGTCTTTCCCACCGAAGTAAAAGTCTCCAGGGTTGAGAAATACCGTTTTTATCCCGACAGCTTGCTGACTCATGGCTTTCGATAGATGGTTGGAAGAATCGCTTCGACGCGATCAGTGATGCCGTTCAGTGTTTCCGAATGTCCGATAATCAGGTAGCCACCGGATTTGAGGCGTGGCAGAAGATTGTGCACCACTCTGGTCTTGGTCTGTGGATCGAAGTAAATCATGACGTTGCGCAGGAAAATGACTTCGAATTCGCCAATTTCTGCATCAATCGGGTTCATCAGGTTGATTTGATAGAAGTGCGTCTTTTTTCGCAACTCGGGGGCAATCAGGAAAGTTCCGGCATGGGAGCGGACGCCCTTCAGACAGTATTTCGTCAGGTACCCCGGCGGAATGCCTTCGGTGCGGGCCAGTGAGTAGTGACCGGTCGCCGCCTTGGCCAGCACCTGGGTGCTGATGTCGGAACCGACGATTTCCCACGGCGTGTTGGGCAGGTTGTCGGCAAGCACCATGGCTAGTGTGTAGACTTCCTCGCCACTCGAACTGGCCGCGCTCCACACTCGGAAGCTGGCGGGGCTGTTGCGCTTGCGGATGATTTCATCGCGCAGAAAAGCGAAATGCTTGGGCTCACGGAAAAAATACGTTTCGTTGGTGGTCAGCAGATCGACCATCGTCTGCAGTTCTTCAGGGTGCTCGCCGGTAGCCAGCATCCGGTAATACTGCGTGAAACTGCCAAGCTCATAAACCTTGAGGCGTCGGGTCAGACGACCGACGAGCAATATCTTTTTGGCATCGCTCAGGCTTATGCCGGCAATCTTGTAGATCAGCCGCTGGAAAAGGGCAAATTCCTGGTCGGTGATGGGACTGGGTTCGGCCATCAGAACAACTCGATTTTCTTTTCAGAGGTTTTGGGTTTCTGAACCAGAGTCTCCGCGTAGCTCTTTTCTTCTCTGGCAATGACTTCTGCTGTTGCCATGTTCGTGACCATGCGCCGGCAGAAAGCATCGCCGGTGGTGGGAACGAAAAGGACTTTACGCGACCAAGGGCCGAGAAAATCCGAAGCGAGTAGCGGGATACCCTCGCGATTCAGCCATTCCTTGGTGAAGTCAGCGTTTCGGCTACCGATGCTCATCAATGGTCCGGACGTGTTAATGATGGTTCCACCCCCGAATGCCTTGGCCTGTAAGCGCACTTTCTTTGCCCCTTTTTGCAGCAGTCCATTGAGTAGCGACTCCATGGCGTAAGCGCCAGACAGCAACGAGTCGATATCATCGTTGCTGCTACGTCGGATGCTTGGCAGCATGAAATGATTGAGTCCGCCGACTCGAGCTTGCGGATCAAACAGACAAACGGCAACGCAGGAGCCAAGCAGCGTGGCCAGCGGCCGATCAGGTTCGATTGCCCAGGCCCCGGGATGAATGGTCCGGGCGAGGCGCTCAATTTCCTGAGTAGAAAGTTTGCTGTAATCCATTTGCTTCCATGCTTCCTGGGTGCGGCAGGCCCTGCAAGTTCGTTGTCGCCGCCTGACTCTGGTTTACTGGCAGTTTGCCCCCGTCTGGCTAGCGATGGTGTCCTCAGGTGTTGCGGCCAAGACTGGCCTCAGCATTACCAGCCGGCTCGACCTCGCTGACTATCGTCAAGCCGAAAGAACATCATGGTTTGTTGCAGTTGTTCAGCTTGTGAGCCTAGCTCTTCTGCCGTTGCCGCCAGTTCTTCCGAGGCCGAGGCATTCTGCTGGGTGGCTTGGTTGAGTTGCCCCATGGCGCCGTTGATCTGGGCGACACCGGAAGACTGCTCGCTGGAGGCCGATGCGATTTCCTGAACCAGATCCGAGGTCTTTCGGATGGTGGGAACCATTTCGGTCAAGAGTGTGCCAGCCCGCTCGGCCTGCTTGACCGAGGACGATGCCAGGCCACCAATTTCCTGGGCGGCTACCTGGGAGCGTTCGGCCAGCTTGCGCACTTCGGCGGCAACGACGGCGAAACCCTTGCCATGATCGCCGGCACGAGCGGCTTCAATGGCGGCATTGAGGGCCAGCAGGTTGGTCTGGTAAGCGATGTCATCAATGATGCCGATCTTGCTGGCAATGCTCTTCATGTCTTCAACGGTTTTTCCAACCGCGTCACCACCTTCGGCAGCTTCCTTGGCTGCCTTCGAGGCCATGCCGTCGGTTACCTTGGCATTCTCGGTGTTCTGCGAAATGGAAGCGGTCATCTGCTCCATGGACGAGGTGGTTTCCTCGACCGAAGCGGCCTGTTCGCTGGAAGACTGCGACAGGGACTGGGCGGTGGCTGAGACCTGTCCGGCGGCATTGGTCAGATTATCGGCGGCGGTACGGACTTCGCCGATGATCTGGGTGAGCTTGCCGATCATGTTCTGCATGGCGTTCATCAGATGGCCGACTTCGTCCTTGCTGTCAGACTCGAGCTTGACGGTCAGATCGCCTTCGGAAAGAGCCGTCGCCGCCTTCACCGCTTCGTTGATCGGGCGGGTGATGCTGATTGTCACCCACCAGGCAAAGAGCAAGGCGATAATAATTGCGCTGGCCGCCATGGCCAGCATCAATTGCTTGGCCGATGTCGCCATGTCTTCAGCCGCTTTACCACCCTTTTCCATCAGGGCCGACTGAAATGTGATCAGGTCACTAACGGCAGCGATATAGGCCCCTTGTGACTTCCGCAACTTGGTGACCAGTATTTCCACCGCGTCGTCCCTTTTTCCACCATTCAGCAATTCGAGGAATCGGGTTTGGTCGACCAGATAGGCTTGGCGGGCCTCGATGGCTTTGGCGAGCGCCTTTTTTCCATCATCACTGGTGATGCTCTTGTCCAGCTTGGCAAAACCTTCGCCGACCTTCTTGCGGGAGTCAGCAATACGCTCGAGCTCCTTGGCAATGTCGTCTGGATTCTTGAGCAGTGCGGCATTGCGCAGGGCACGGGCAACCGTATTGATATGGCCAATGATGTCGTTGGCAATCACCGTCTTCGGGAACTTGTCGGAGACCATGTCATTAACGGATTCGTTCAGCGCCCCAAGGCGGGTGTAGGAAATGGTCGCGATTGCTGTCAGCAGGGCGAGTACGAAGCCAAAGCCGATGGCCAGTCGAACGCCGATTTTGAGATTTTTAAACATGGGGTTCTCTCTATTGAATGCTGAGGCGTTAGTGGGTGAGCGAGTTCGGGTCGGTTGTCCCGGCAGGGTCCTTGCCGGTCAGCATGGCGATTTCCTCGACGGAGAGGACCTTGTCGATGTTGAGGAGGATGACGAACTTGCCGGCCACCTTGCCCATGCCGAAGATGAAGTCGGCCCGGATCCTGGCGCCGAAGGAAGGGGGTGGCTCGATTTCGCTGCCCGGAATTTCCAGTACTTCGGAAACGGCATCGACAATGATGCCGATATCGTGACGGTTGTCCTCATCCGGCACTTCGACAATCACGATGCAGGTGCGCCGGCCGACTGCGGTCGGCTGGCCACCGAAGCGGGCGGCCAGGTCGATCACTGGCACGACACTGCCGCGCAGGTTGATCACACCACGAATGAAGTTCGGCATCATCGGGATTTCCGTCAGATTGCCGTATTCGATGATTTCCTTGACGTTGAGGATGCCGAGACCAAACATCTCGCCGCTCAAAGAGAAGGTCAGGTACTGCGCCGGCGCCTCGGCAACCGCCACGGCGTTTGCTTTTGGGTTGGCTTTTACGACTTGTCCCATGATGACTCCTCAGTAGCGTTCGAAGTCACCCTCGTTGATCTGAACCGCGGCTGTCCGAGCTGCGACGCGTGGCTTGCTGGTCCCGGCTGAACTGCGGCTGGGCGGGGTAAAGCTCTGGGTGCTGCGGCGTGCGCCATCCTCGAGATGGAAGAAGGTCATGGTCTGTTGCAGTTGTTCGGCCTGCGAGCCGAGTTCTTCGGCGGTGGCAGCGAGCTCCTCGGAGGCGGAAGCATTCTGCTGGGTAGCCTGGTTGAGCTGCCCCATGGCACCGTTGATCTGGGCGACACCGGAGGATTGTTCGCTGGAGGCAGCGGCGATTTCCTGCACCAGATCGGACGTCTTGCGGATGGACGGGACCATTTCATTCAACAGGTTGCCAGCCCGCTCGGCCTGCTTGACGGAGGACGATGCCAGGCCGCCAATTTCCTGGGCGGCTACCTGGGAGCGTTCGGCCAGCTTGCGCACTTCGGCGGCAACGACGGCGAAACCCTTGCCGTGATCGCCGGCACGAGCGGCTTCAATGGCGGCATTGAGCGCCAGCAGATTGGTCTGGTAAGCGATGTCATCGATGATGCCGATCTTGTCGGCGATGCTCTTCATGGCATCGACCGTCTGCATTACGGCCTGACCGCCATCGGCAGCCTCGGCGGCGGCCTTGGAAGCCATGCTGTCAGTAACCTTGGCATTCTCGGTGTTCTGCGAAATGGAAGCGGTCATCTGCTCCATGGACGAGGTGGTTTCCTCGACCGAAGCGGCCTGTTCGCTGGAAGACTGCGACAGGGACTGGGCGGTGGCTGAGACCTGTCCGGCGGCATTGGTCAGATTATCGGCGGCGGTACGGACTTCGCCGATGATCTGGGTGAGCTTGCCGATCATGTTCTGCATGGCGTTCATCAGATGGCCGACTTCGTCCTTGCTGTCAGACTCGAGCTTGACGGTCAGATCGCCTTCGGAAAGAGCCGTCGCCGCCTTCACCGCTTCGTTGATCGGGCGGGTGATGCTGATTGTCACCCACCAGGAAAAAGCAATCGCGATCAGGGTCGATCCGAGGGCTAGAAAAATGATCAGGTTTTCGGCATTTTGGGCAAACTGTTCGGCTTCCTTGCCGGCCTTTTTCATGTTCGTGGTCTGGTAGTCGACCATCTGGCCAACAGCCTTGATGTAGTCACCCTGTGACTTCCGGATCTTGCTGACCAACAACTCGGTGGCTTCTTCCTTCTTTCCAGCTTTCTGAAGCTCAGTGAACTTATCAAGGTCGACGATGAACAATTTCCGGGCTTCCTGTGCCTCAGCCAGAACTTTTCGTCCGGCTTCGGATCGGTTCAGTTTGTCGAGCAACTCGAACTTTTCGCCAATGGTCTTGCGCGCTTCGGCAAT
The DNA window shown above is from Dechloromonas sp. HYN0024 and carries:
- a CDS encoding chemotaxis protein CheD, whose product is MSQQAVGIKTVFLNPGDFYFGGKDARISTLLGSCVSITLWHPRRHIGGMCHYMLTERKRPANAKLDGRFASEAFELFLQHVEAAGTRPSEYQAKLFGGANMLADPSGKQMDIGPRNVAHGRQLLAANHIALMAEHVGGSGRRKLHFDIWSGDVWLAFPQGSNAEIRSPYG
- a CDS encoding protein-glutamate O-methyltransferase CheR, giving the protein MAEPSPITDQEFALFQRLIYKIAGISLSDAKKILLVGRLTRRLKVYELGSFTQYYRMLATGEHPEELQTMVDLLTTNETYFFREPKHFAFLRDEIIRKRNSPASFRVWSAASSSGEEVYTLAMVLADNLPNTPWEIVGSDISTQVLAKAATGHYSLARTEGIPPGYLTKYCLKGVRSHAGTFLIAPELRKKTHFYQINLMNPIDAEIGEFEVIFLRNVMIYFDPQTKTRVVHNLLPRLKSGGYLIIGHSETLNGITDRVEAILPTIYRKP
- a CDS encoding chemotaxis protein CheD, with product MDYSKLSTQEIERLARTIHPGAWAIEPDRPLATLLGSCVAVCLFDPQARVGGLNHFMLPSIRRSSNDDIDSLLSGAYAMESLLNGLLQKGAKKVRLQAKAFGGGTIINTSGPLMSIGSRNADFTKEWLNREGIPLLASDFLGPWSRKVLFVPTTGDAFCRRMVTNMATAEVIAREEKSYAETLVQKPKTSEKKIELF
- a CDS encoding methyl-accepting chemotaxis protein, with translation MFKNLKIGVRLAIGFGFVLALLTAIATISYTRLGALNESVNDMVSDKFPKTVIANDIIGHINTVARALRNAALLKNPDDIAKELERIADSRKKVGEGFAKLDKSITSDDGKKALAKAIEARQAYLVDQTRFLELLNGGKRDDAVEILVTKLRKSQGAYIAAVSDLITFQSALMEKGGKAAEDMATSAKQLMLAMAASAIIIALLFAWWVTISITRPINEAVKAATALSEGDLTVKLESDSKDEVGHLMNAMQNMIGKLTQIIGEVRTAADNLTNAAGQVSATAQSLSQSSSEQAASVEETTSSMEQMTASISQNTENAKVTDGMASKAAKEAAEGGDAVGKTVEDMKSIASKIGIIDDIAYQTNLLALNAAIEAARAGDHGKGFAVVAAEVRKLAERSQVAAQEIGGLASSSVKQAERAGTLLTEMVPTIRKTSDLVQEIASASSEQSSGVAQINGAMGQLNQATQQNASASEELAATAEELGSQAEQLQQTMMFFRLDDSQRGRAGW
- a CDS encoding chemotaxis protein CheW, producing MGQVVKANPKANAVAVAEAPAQYLTFSLSGEMFGLGILNVKEIIEYGNLTEIPMMPNFIRGVINLRGSVVPVIDLAARFGGQPTAVGRRTCIVIVEVPDEDNRHDIGIIVDAVSEVLEIPGSEIEPPPSFGARIRADFIFGMGKVAGKFVILLNIDKVLSVEEIAMLTGKDPAGTTDPNSLTH
- a CDS encoding methyl-accepting chemotaxis protein, with amino-acid sequence MFKNLKIGIRLSIGFCVVIILSITMSVIAYRSLNQITHSLDVVVNDRLEKAILSQQTVDQININARAMRNALLVKTPEEAQKEMARIAEARKTIGEKFELLDKLNRSEAGRKVLAEAQEARKLFIVDLDKFTELQKAGKKEEATELLVSKIRKSQGDYIKAVGQMVDYQTTNMKKAGKEAEQFAQNAENLIIFLALGSTLIAIAFSWWVTISITRPINEAVKAATALSEGDLTVKLESDSKDEVGHLMNAMQNMIGKLTQIIGEVRTAADNLTNAAGQVSATAQSLSQSSSEQAASVEETTSSMEQMTASISQNTENAKVTDSMASKAAAEAADGGQAVMQTVDAMKSIADKIGIIDDIAYQTNLLALNAAIEAARAGDHGKGFAVVAAEVRKLAERSQVAAQEIGGLASSSVKQAERAGNLLNEMVPSIRKTSDLVQEIAAASSEQSSGVAQINGAMGQLNQATQQNASASEELAATAEELGSQAEQLQQTMTFFHLEDGARRSTQSFTPPSRSSAGTSKPRVAARTAAVQINEGDFERY